In bacterium, one DNA window encodes the following:
- a CDS encoding DUF5615 family PIN-like protein, with amino-acid sequence MKFLLDQDVYAITARFLKELGHDVTCAADIGCSRSADSELLNIAKKQNRIFVTRDRDFGGLVFVKDLRTGVIYLRMLPSTLSEVHKELAKILQSHSEDELRMAFVVVEPGRHRFRKLS; translated from the coding sequence GTGAAATTCCTTTTGGATCAGGATGTTTATGCAATTACTGCTCGTTTTCTTAAGGAGTTAGGTCACGATGTTACTTGTGCAGCAGATATAGGTTGTTCGCGCTCAGCGGATTCTGAATTGCTTAACATAGCCAAAAAACAAAATAGAATATTTGTTACAAGAGACAGAGATTTCGGCGGGCTTGTTTTCGTAAAAGATTTAAGAACTGGAGTAATTTACCTTCGCATGTTGCCCTCTACTTTATCAGAAGTCCATAAAGAACTTGCAAAGATACTACAATCCCATTCTGAAGATGAATTAAGAATGGCATTTGTCGTAGTTGAACCAGGAAGACATCGTTTTAGAAAACTTTCTTGA
- a CDS encoding DUF433 domain-containing protein, protein MSIQHEKIEINPDIHFGKPCIAGTRIPVLDVLELVREGIAFKKIIKDYYPSLKIEDIRACIKYAMEIVAVEDVHIMEPA, encoded by the coding sequence ATGTCTATTCAACATGAAAAAATAGAAATTAATCCAGATATTCATTTTGGGAAACCATGTATAGCTGGCACAAGAATACCAGTTCTTGATGTTCTTGAACTTGTAAGAGAAGGGATTGCTTTTAAAAAAATAATCAAGGATTACTACCCAAGTTTAAAAATTGAGGATATTCGTGCGTGCATTAAATATGCAATGGAAATCGTAGCGGTCGAAGATGTTCATATCATGGAGCCGGCGTGA
- a CDS encoding outer membrane lipoprotein-sorting protein: protein MRKKFIPLLLILFISVPASAENLKIHDLLKKLEYNMEMTSDIWAKVVLTQQKVEQGVKNISMLYYRRDSDDSFLIVMTAPEAEKGNGYLRVGDNFWMYRRNTRTFQHINRDESIGGSDAKADDFEKRKLTELYEGAKDDKGNETLAETKLGKIPVYEFEAKAIVNDVDYPKKKYWITKDNYLPLKEESYSSSGTLMQTSYYLQYVPINARYVAVKQIHVDEFEKGNKTIVEISDILTSKLDDAIFTKAYLENLSK from the coding sequence ATGCGAAAAAAATTTATACCACTGTTATTAATATTGTTTATATCAGTTCCCGCGTCCGCGGAAAATTTGAAAATCCACGACCTCCTGAAAAAGCTTGAATACAACATGGAAATGACAAGCGACATCTGGGCAAAGGTGGTTTTGACCCAGCAAAAGGTGGAGCAGGGCGTTAAAAATATCAGTATGCTTTATTACCGCAGGGATTCGGATGATTCGTTTTTAATAGTAATGACCGCGCCTGAAGCTGAAAAAGGGAACGGGTACCTTCGGGTCGGAGACAATTTCTGGATGTATAGGAGAAACACAAGGACATTCCAGCACATAAACCGCGACGAAAGCATAGGCGGGTCGGACGCGAAGGCGGATGATTTTGAAAAAAGAAAACTAACTGAGCTTTACGAAGGCGCGAAGGACGATAAAGGAAATGAAACGCTGGCCGAAACTAAACTCGGCAAAATTCCCGTTTATGAATTTGAGGCGAAGGCGATAGTCAATGATGTGGATTACCCAAAAAAGAAATACTGGATTACCAAAGACAATTACCTGCCGCTGAAAGAGGAATCTTATTCATCCTCAGGCACATTGATGCAGACGTCGTATTACCTGCAGTATGTCCCGATAAACGCGAGATATGTCGCGGTTAAACAGATACATGTCGATGAGTTTGAAAAAGGCAACAAAACAATAGTCGAAATCTCGGATATTTTAACAAGCAAACTCGATGACGCGATTTTCACAAAGGCTTACCTGGAGAATTTAAGCAAATAA